A DNA window from Malus domestica chromosome 12, GDT2T_hap1 contains the following coding sequences:
- the LOC103450808 gene encoding hydrophobic protein RCI2B-like, producing MGSATFIDIIIAILLPPLGVFLKYECRAEFWICLVLTLFGYLPGIIYAIYILTK from the exons ATGGGTTCAGCAACCTTCATCGACATCATCATCGCCATCCTCTTGCCACCTCTTGGTGTCTTCCTCAAGTATGAGTGTCGT GCGGAATTTTGGATCTGTTTGGTGCTGACACTGTTTGGTTACCTCCCTGGTATTATATATGCCATCTATATCCTCACCAAGTGA
- the LOC103413933 gene encoding hydrophobic protein RCI2B-like produces MGRATFLEIVLAILLPPLGVFLQYECREEFWICLVLTLFGYLPGIIYAIYILTK; encoded by the exons ATGGGTAGAGCAACCTTTCTCGAAATCGTCCTCGCCATCCTCTTGCCACCTCTTGGTGTCTTCCTACAGTATGAGTGTCGT GAGGAATTTTGGATCTGTTTGGTGCTGACACTGTTTGGTTACCTCCCTGGTATTATATACGCCATCTATATCCTCACCAAGTGA